CATTACCTTCGACACATACAGCCAACAAAGGAGAGGTAGTCAATCCGAAGCAAGTCATTCCGTTAGATGATGAAGATTTGAAAAACTTTTAAAATTCAAAATAAATACAAAAAAAAGAAGTAGTGGAACAATATTTTACTACTTCTTTTTTATTTATTAATGGTTGCTATGATTATCAAATAATAAGATATAATGGTGTGAATATGATTGAGCATAACAACAGGTTTATCCCGATAAATATACAAACAATTTGCATTTACTTTTTATATATTGATTGTATTTGTGTATATTTATGTAATTCGAGGTTCATTTCTTTTGCAAAAAGATATATAATACATTTGTAATTTTGAATTTATTAGAAGGAAAAAACGAATGAAAATAGAGGAGAAAGAAAGATACCGAAAAAGAGCAGTGGAAATGCTTAATAAATGTGGAATTGTAACAACGAAAGAGGAGCAAAGCAATATAGAAATTACAGATTTTGGTTTAGGTATGTATGAAAAAATAGGTTTGGCTATTCTTGTTTATGTAAATACGGATAGATATTGCGCCAAGGAGTTGATAATGCTTCCAGGAATGATATGTCCAGAACATAAACATCCACCAATAAGGTCAAACCCTGGAAAGATGGAAACTTTTCGTTGCCGTTGGGGAAAGGTATATTTATATACAGAAGGAAAACCAGAAGAAAATCCAAAAGCAAAAATACCGGAACAGAGAAAGGATTTCTTTACTGTCTGGCACGAGGTCCTATTAAATCCTGGTGACCAATATACACTTCCGCCCAATACATTACATTGGTTCCAAGCAGGGGAAGAAGGTGCGATTGTCTCAGAATTTTCAAGCACAAGCAAAGATGAAAGCGATATATTTACAGACCCTCAAATAGTGCGTGTAGAGCAAAGTTAAATCGTTAATCAATTCACAAATTATATTATTTGTTATATATCATAAAGTTAAGTTGAAAATGCAAATTTGTTTTTGATATAATAAAGTATAAATATATTTGAATTGTAAACTATAAAAACAATTTATATGAGAAAGATGTTATATGAATAGTATTAACAATAATTATGAAGCACTTTTCAAGAAAGCCGAAGAATTCCGTAATTCTTTGGGGTATGGAGAAAAAATTCGTATTCGTGTAGGTTCTGCAACATGTGAGCATGCAGCAGGTTCCCAAATTGTATACGAAGAGTTTAAAAAGCATATTGCATCTTCTGGGAAACAAGATATTATTTTGGAAAAAACAGGATGTACGGGCAGGTGTAGTTGTGAGCCTATAGTGGGTGTATTTATTCCTGGCAAATTACCCGTAAAGTATCAATTAGTAAAGCGGGATACGGTTCACAAAATTTTTATGGAACATGTAATTGGAGGGAAAATTGTTCAGGAAAACCTTTTGGATAAAACACCGGATTCCTGCAAATATCATGTTTTAATGTGTGATGGTTCGGGTTGTGGAGGTGCGTTAGAAGGAGGTTTGCGATTTCAATTTGAGATGAAACTTGCGGATTCGGGGTTAAAACCTGATGAAGTCTGGTTAACTCATATTGGTTGTTTAGGTTTTTGCACAATAAGAGAGAAAAAGGAGCAAACGGTTCAGGTAATGGTTCGACCTGACAATGTTATTTATAAAATTAAAACAATAAAAGATGTAGAAGACATTATAGAGAATCATTTTAAGAAGGGTAAAGTAGTTCAAAGATTAGTAGCGAAAGAAAGACCCATAAGTCAGCGATTTTACAATCTTTACGGTGATGTAGCATTTTTTAATAAACAAACACGGATTGCCCTTCGAAATGCTGGAGTAGTAAATCCAGAGAATATATATGATTATATCCATTACAAAGGATTTCTTGCGCTAAAAGAAGTTTTAGAAAAAGGTGACCCTGAATGGGTAGTGAAACAAGTAACGGAATCTAAATTAAGGGGTAGAGGTGGAGGTGGATTTCCCACGGGTATGAAGTGGGCAAGTGCAAGAAAAGCCAAAGAAACTATTCGCTATATTATTTGTAATGCGGATGAAGGTGACCCAGGAGCCTTTATGGACCGCAGCATGTTAGAGTCAGACCCATTTAGTATTGTAGAGGGAATGATAATTGGCGGTTTTGCCATTGGTGCACAAAAAGGATATTTTTATATTCGTGCGGAATATCCTCTGGCTGTAGAACGAATAAGCCATGCTATTGAAGAGTGCAGAAAACATAATTTATTAGGACAAAATATATTAGGTAGTGATTTCAGTTTTGACCTTGAAATTCGTTTAGGTGCTGGAGCCTTTGTATGTGGTGAAGAAACGGCTTTAATTCACTCAATAGAAGGCGAACGAGGGCAACCTCGTGTAAGACCTCCCTATCCGACAGAAAGTGGATTATGGGGAAAGCCTACAGTAATTAACAATGTAGAAACCTTTGCCAATGTTCCGCCTATAATAGTTTATAGTCCGGAATGGTTCGCTCAGGTAGGGACAAGTCGAAGTGGTGGCACAAAAGTATTTGCACTTGCAGGAAAAATACAAAGAACAGGATTTGTGGAAGTTCCAATAGGTACCACATTGAGGAACATCGTTTATGGAATTGGTGGAGGACCTGCAGGTAGTAAAAAAGCCAAAGCCATACAAACCGGTGGACCTGCAGGAGGATGTATACCTGAAAAATACTTTGATACCCCTGTAGATTTTGACACATTAGGAAAATTGGGTTCTATTATGGGTAGTGGTGGAATGATTGTGTTAGACGAAGATGACTGTATGGTTGATGTAGCAAAATTCTATATGGAGTTTTGTCAGGATGAATCTTGTGGTAAATGCACTCCTTGTAGAGAAGGGACAAAACGGATATTAGAAATTCTTACAAAAATTACAGAAGGAAAAGGCACAGAAGAAGATTTAGAAAAATTAGAGCGATTGGCTAAATTGGTTAAGAAATCATCTTTGTGCGGTTTGGGTAGAGCCGCACCTAATCCTGTGTTAAGTACTTTAAATTATTTTAGAGAAGAATATTTAGCCCATGTAAGAGACAAAAAATGTCCATCAAAGAAATGTCGCTCACTAATTCACTATGAAATAGACCCTGAAAAATGTGTTGGGTGCACAATGTGTGCGAAAAATTGTCCTGTGTTATGTATCACAGGAGAACGGAAAGAAGTTCATGTAATTGATACAACAAGATGTATTAAATGTGGTAGATGTTTTGAAGTTTGCAGATTTAAGGCTGTTAAAAAACTTTAATTAAAGATAAATCAAGGATTTGTATATGAATAAACCT
This sequence is a window from Candidatus Hydrogenedens sp.. Protein-coding genes within it:
- a CDS encoding D-lyxose/D-mannose family sugar isomerase, which encodes MKIEEKERYRKRAVEMLNKCGIVTTKEEQSNIEITDFGLGMYEKIGLAILVYVNTDRYCAKELIMLPGMICPEHKHPPIRSNPGKMETFRCRWGKVYLYTEGKPEENPKAKIPEQRKDFFTVWHEVLLNPGDQYTLPPNTLHWFQAGEEGAIVSEFSSTSKDESDIFTDPQIVRVEQS
- a CDS encoding NADH-ubiquinone oxidoreductase-F iron-sulfur binding region domain-containing protein; this encodes MNSINNNYEALFKKAEEFRNSLGYGEKIRIRVGSATCEHAAGSQIVYEEFKKHIASSGKQDIILEKTGCTGRCSCEPIVGVFIPGKLPVKYQLVKRDTVHKIFMEHVIGGKIVQENLLDKTPDSCKYHVLMCDGSGCGGALEGGLRFQFEMKLADSGLKPDEVWLTHIGCLGFCTIREKKEQTVQVMVRPDNVIYKIKTIKDVEDIIENHFKKGKVVQRLVAKERPISQRFYNLYGDVAFFNKQTRIALRNAGVVNPENIYDYIHYKGFLALKEVLEKGDPEWVVKQVTESKLRGRGGGGFPTGMKWASARKAKETIRYIICNADEGDPGAFMDRSMLESDPFSIVEGMIIGGFAIGAQKGYFYIRAEYPLAVERISHAIEECRKHNLLGQNILGSDFSFDLEIRLGAGAFVCGEETALIHSIEGERGQPRVRPPYPTESGLWGKPTVINNVETFANVPPIIVYSPEWFAQVGTSRSGGTKVFALAGKIQRTGFVEVPIGTTLRNIVYGIGGGPAGSKKAKAIQTGGPAGGCIPEKYFDTPVDFDTLGKLGSIMGSGGMIVLDEDDCMVDVAKFYMEFCQDESCGKCTPCREGTKRILEILTKITEGKGTEEDLEKLERLAKLVKKSSLCGLGRAAPNPVLSTLNYFREEYLAHVRDKKCPSKKCRSLIHYEIDPEKCVGCTMCAKNCPVLCITGERKEVHVIDTTRCIKCGRCFEVCRFKAVKKL